DNA sequence from the Agrobacterium tumefaciens genome:
CCTGTATCGGACGCCCGGTGTCGCGCAGCGACTGACCGTCCCCGCCACCAAACCCGTCTTTCCCGGCCGGCGTGATGATGGCGCGATTTTTGAGGATGTGCGCAAGTGGCGCCGGTTCGGCGAAATAATAACCCTGAGCCTCGTCGCACCCGCAAAGCTTGAGTGCGGCGACCTGTTCACTGTTTTCCACGCCCTCGGCGGTCACCTTCAGGCCGATCTGATCAGCCATGTCGATGATGGTGTTGACGATCGCCGAACACATGGGATTGGTGGGCAGGCCGGAGACGAATTCGCGGTCGATCTTTATCTTGTCGAAGGCCACATGGGTCAGCGTGCTCAAACCGGCGTAACCGGTGCCGAAATCGTCAAGGGCGAGACGAACACCTCTTTCTTTCAGCAGCTTCAAGGCTCTGGCGCTGCTGTCCCGCTCCAGCATCGCCGTTTCCGTCACTTCCAGCTCCAGCCGTTCCGCCGGAAAACCGGATGTTTCAAGGGCGCGATCGACAACGGGGACGATGTCGTCATTGCCGAGCTGGACGGCAGAAAGATTGACGGCGAGCCTGATGTCCTTCGGCCAGGCCATGGCATCCATACAGGCCTGCGCCAGAACCCATTCGCCGAGCGGCTTGATGAAGTTGTTTTCTTCGGCAATGGCGATGAAGCGGTCCGGCGTTATGAGGCCAAGCTTGCTATGCCGCCAGCGGGCAAGCGCTTCATAGGCGACGATGCGGCCGCTCTGCAGGTTGACCACGGGCTGGTAATGCAGCTCGAATTCGTGGTTTTCGAGGGCGGATTTCATATCTATTTCCAGCGCGTGCTTGTGCTGCGCCGCCATGTCCATGCCGGGCTCGTAAAAAACGAAAAGGCCGCAGCCCATGGATTTGGCGCGGTAAAGTCCGAGATCGGCCTGCTGCAGAAGCTGGGTGGCTGAGGTTCCGTGATCCGGCGCGCAGGCGATGCCGATGCTGGTATCGACGCTGATGTCGCTGCCTTCAAGATTGAAGCTGCGTGAGACCGCGTGCACCACCCGCTTTGCCAACAGGGCCGCATCTGCCCGGTAGTCGTCGCTTCCCGCCTGAATGATGGCGAATTCGTCGCCACCGAGCCGGCTCACCATGTCGTTTTCACCGAGCACGGAGGAAATTCGCGAAGCAACGGCCACCAGCAACGCATCGCCGGCGGCGTGGCCGAGCGTATCATTGACCGCCTTGAAGCGGTCGAGGTCGAGCAGCATGACGTTGAATGGCTGGCCGGATGCGGCGAGATGGTCGAGACGGTTTTCCAGCGTTTTCCTCAGCAATACGCGGTTGGGAAGACCGGTCAGCGCATCGTGATGCGCCATATGTTCCAGCTGTTCCGCCATATCCCGTATCTGCCTGAGGCGCCCGCGTTCCAGAACCGCTTCGCGCAAGGTTTCGATAGCCGTTGCCATGTCGCCGATCTCGTCTCTGCGTTCCTGAAACGGCGTGACAATATCGGTTTCCTCACGGGCGATCCGCAGTGTCGCCTGCACCAGAGCCGGAACGGGCTTCAGGAAATGCCGGGCGATCACCGTTACGAGAACGCCTGTGACCGTCAGCACCACGATCAGCGCGGCGAGCGAATTGTAGATCAGCTTGCGCTGCGCGCCGTAAAGCGCATCCGAACCGCCGATACTGACGGCAACCGCACCAATCGGCTTTTTTGTCTCCGTGCTGATGATCGGCAGCAGGCCGATATAATGACTGGACTCACCAATGGTCGCAAAGCCGGTGGCAAAACGTGCCGCCACACCATCCTTGGCGAAAATGGGATCCGTCGCGAGCGGCTTTTCAGCGTCATCTGTGGCGTTATCGAAGGCTGCGGCGATTTGTCTGAAGCCGGCATCGGTCTCGTCATAGCGGAAAAGCCAGACGGCATTTTTGGTCTGTGCGCCGATGAGGGCGAGAACATCGCTGGGATTGAAGCCGGTAACGAGAATGGATTCGTCGTCGCCGATCGGCTTGTCGGTCAATATGCCGTTGACCTGGCCGCCGTCGTCGGCGGTAACGCTGACATAGGTATAGATGCTGCGCAGCGTCGCGCTGGCGATCTGCGAATTGACGCGGGCCTGATTGAGCCATTGCTCGCTGGCGGCGGCAACGAACATGTACCAGCCGACAAGCGCACCGATGCTGTAGGCGAAGATCACACCGCCCAGAAATATCAGGGTTATCTTGCTGGCAAGCGAACGGCGGCGCGAAAACCGGCCATTTTCCGGCTGCGTCGTTAAGTCAAGCGTGTGGCCGGGTTCAGTCTGTCTATCTATCCCCCGATAGGCAGTCTCTTCCATTCGCGATATTCCCCCGCGATGTCGCGTTATGATTGTTTTATGGAATTTTTATAGGGCATGCATTTCAATGCTGTCTGCTAAATAATTCAACAAAGTTTAGATGCGATTAAGAATTAATCCGTCTTTTTATAGTCGTCTCTTATATAAGGCGCTGCTTGCCTACACCCCGGGTTGAAAAAACCGGGTGCTGGCGATTATATTCTGTGGCGACGCCACCAAGACTTTATGACACGCTTTACGTGTTCTTCAAGGTGGATTCCCGGCTGCATGGGGGCGAAATTGACCTTGCCAAGGAGCGGATAAACGGCATGTTGTGCGCAACATGCCGGTTTCAGGGAAGATATCATGGCTCACAGGGGCAAGAACATCGCGCAACTTTCGGTTCT
Encoded proteins:
- a CDS encoding EAL domain-containing protein — protein: MEETAYRGIDRQTEPGHTLDLTTQPENGRFSRRRSLASKITLIFLGGVIFAYSIGALVGWYMFVAAASEQWLNQARVNSQIASATLRSIYTYVSVTADDGGQVNGILTDKPIGDDESILVTGFNPSDVLALIGAQTKNAVWLFRYDETDAGFRQIAAAFDNATDDAEKPLATDPIFAKDGVAARFATGFATIGESSHYIGLLPIISTETKKPIGAVAVSIGGSDALYGAQRKLIYNSLAALIVVLTVTGVLVTVIARHFLKPVPALVQATLRIAREETDIVTPFQERRDEIGDMATAIETLREAVLERGRLRQIRDMAEQLEHMAHHDALTGLPNRVLLRKTLENRLDHLAASGQPFNVMLLDLDRFKAVNDTLGHAAGDALLVAVASRISSVLGENDMVSRLGGDEFAIIQAGSDDYRADAALLAKRVVHAVSRSFNLEGSDISVDTSIGIACAPDHGTSATQLLQQADLGLYRAKSMGCGLFVFYEPGMDMAAQHKHALEIDMKSALENHEFELHYQPVVNLQSGRIVAYEALARWRHSKLGLITPDRFIAIAEENNFIKPLGEWVLAQACMDAMAWPKDIRLAVNLSAVQLGNDDIVPVVDRALETSGFPAERLELEVTETAMLERDSSARALKLLKERGVRLALDDFGTGYAGLSTLTHVAFDKIKIDREFVSGLPTNPMCSAIVNTIIDMADQIGLKVTAEGVENSEQVAALKLCGCDEAQGYYFAEPAPLAHILKNRAIITPAGKDGFGGGDGQSLRDTGRPIQETYNPPQKAI